The Deltaproteobacteria bacterium genome contains the following window.
CGAGCACCTTGGCGCGTAACGCCACTGCGAGGCGAGACGCGCTGGAGAGGTCCGCATCTCTCATCTCGAGCGCCCGCTAGTAACGCATGCTTGACTTTGGGTGAGGGCTGGTAAAGGATTCGTTTCTAGACGCTGCCGGTGGGCACGCATCCTTTACCAGCGAGTGGGTCATGTCGAAGCGAGAGACGGGACGGTACGAGAGCACGTCGGCGGGCGGCGAGCAGGTTCGCGCCTTCGTGCCCCACCCGTTGCCTCCTACCGGCCCGCCCATCCTCATCGAGGGTGAGCTTGCAGAGCGGGTGCGAGCGGCGGAGCAGGCGCTCGCACGCCTCGAGCTGGCCGGCGAGATGGTGCCTTCGCTCGACTGGTTCATCTACGCGTTCGTGCGCAAGGAGGCGGTGCTCTCG
Protein-coding sequences here:
- a CDS encoding Fic family protein, which produces MSKRETGRYESTSAGGEQVRAFVPHPLPPTGPPILIEGELAERVRAAEQALARLELAGEMVPSLDWFIYAFVRKEAVLS